The sequence GAATCACTCATTAACACCTTTATCCCGCGGCTTGCCAAAGTGGATTCGATTGAGCTTTTGAGCGAAAAACCCGCGGCTTGTGTCGTGGATGTCGGCGAGAAGTGCGAGATCTATCTCTCTACAGCCCAGCTTGATCTTAGCCCCATTATTTCGCGCCTAGAGAAGCAACAAGAGAAACTTCAAAAAGAGGTGGATAAACTCCTAGGTATGTTAAATAATGAAAAGTTTGTCGCCAATGCCCCTCAAAATGTCCTAGAGCAGAATCGTGTAGCCCTCAAAGAGGCTCAAACCAAGCTCGATAAAGTCAAAGTCGAGCTTCAAGGAATCAAAGGTTAATCCATGGCTGTTATCGAAGTCAAACATCCGCTCATTGAGCATAAAATCACCAATATTCGCGATGTCAACACGGACACCAAGAGCTTTAAAGAGAATCTCGCGGAGATCTCCTCTCTGATTCTCTATGAGGCGACCAAGCAATTGGAACTTCAAGAGGTGGAGGTGGAGACCCCTTTGACCAAAACCAAAGCCTACCGCTTAAGCGATAGCTCGCTTGCGGTTGTGCCCATCTTGAGGGCAGGACTTGGGATGGTGGATGGCGTCATGAGTCTCATCCCCAATGCTCGAATCGGCCACATTGGAGTCTATCGCGACGAAGAGACGCTAGAGCCCAAACACTACTACTGCAAACTTCCCGAGGATATCGCTAAACGAAGCGTCTTTTTGGTCGATCCAATGCTCGCCACGGGTGGCTCAGCCATCTATGCCATCGATTATCTCAAAAGCCAAGGCGTCCCCAAAGTGACCTTCCTCTGCATCCTCGCTGCTCCTGAAGGAATCAAGGCCGTCACCACCGCGCATCCTGATGTGGATATATTTATCGCTAAAATTGATGAGCGCCTCACCGAACATGGCTATATCTTCCCTGGTTTGGGCGATGCAGGCGATAGAGTTTTTGGAACCAAGTAAAAAAAGGAGTCACCCATGAAAAATCTCATCCTAGTTGCAAGTTTCGCTTCACTTTGGTTGCTTGGCGGTTGCGCCAACAAAGTCGAGCACGCCTATGTTGATCTATACAAGACTTGCTATCAAAAAGAGTATCAACTCAGTATTGGTGATATTCGAAGCGATGGCACCAACGAGCTTGATATCAGCTCCAATGATGTTCGTGATGCTCTATTGCAAGCCCTAAGAGATAGCAACTGCTTTGAGCTCTCCAGCAGCGGTTCAGGCTATGGCGCAGGGTATAGCACTGATCTGCTCTACACCTCTAGAATCATCAAAGAGAAGTTTGATAAAAACATTGTCACTTCCGAAGAGAAGACCTTCTTAATCGTGGAAACCGTCATCACAATGCAAAATTTCAACGAGACCAAGACCTATCGAGGAAAGAGTCAGTTTGAGATGAAGAACACGAAGATTTTAGGAATCGGGAATGAGACCCAAGTGAACTATAGCGACAAGATTCGCTCTATTCAGACCGCCGTGAGAAGCGCGGTCAAAGAGGCGGCTGAAGATCTGCGCACCTCTAGACGCACTGCGCCTAGAGGCACAGGCTTTTAATCCTTCTTAGATCAGTCGATCTTAAGCACCGCAAGGAAGGCTTCTTGCGGGAGCTCCACTCGACCAATCGCCTTCATCCGCTTCTTGCCCTCTTTCTGTTTTTCCAGGAGCTTTCGCTTTCGCGTGATGTCTCCCCCATAACATTTGGCGGTAACATTCTTGCCCATCGACTTGACCGTTTCACGCGCAATGATCTTGTTGCCCACACTCGCTTGAATCGCCACCTCAAAAAGTTGCCTTGGGACGATCTCTTTCATCGCTTCAACCAGCTCTTTACCCCGCTCGTATGACTTCTCTTTAGGCACGATAATGGAGAGTGCATCCACGATTTCACCCGCCACGCGGATATCCAGCTTCGCCAAGTCGCCCTCTCGATATTCGATAGGCTCATAATCAAAGCTTGCATAGCCCTTGGTGCCTGATTTGAGCTTGTCGTAGAAGTCCATGACGATCTCATTGGTGGGAATGGCATAGACAAGCATCACTCGCGTCTCGTTGATATATTCCATCTTCTCCTGCACTCCTCGGCGCCGGCTCACCATCGTGATCACATTTCCAAGATATTCGCTAGGCACGATGATGGTCGCGCGGA comes from Wolinella succinogenes DSM 1740 and encodes:
- the upp gene encoding uracil phosphoribosyltransferase, producing MAVIEVKHPLIEHKITNIRDVNTDTKSFKENLAEISSLILYEATKQLELQEVEVETPLTKTKAYRLSDSSLAVVPILRAGLGMVDGVMSLIPNARIGHIGVYRDEETLEPKHYYCKLPEDIAKRSVFLVDPMLATGGSAIYAIDYLKSQGVPKVTFLCILAAPEGIKAVTTAHPDVDIFIAKIDERLTEHGYIFPGLGDAGDRVFGTK